One segment of Etheostoma cragini isolate CJK2018 chromosome 23, CSU_Ecrag_1.0, whole genome shotgun sequence DNA contains the following:
- the lrrc4.1 gene encoding leucine-rich repeat-containing protein 4, translated as MCHIMSLLGRVAVHRARKAALLCVVFLMARAWSSASLALAGAAVSQGPQGCPPQCSCSNQQGKVVCTRRGLTRVPPGIPTNTRHLNLMENAIEAVQADSFRHLHHLEVLQLGRNAIRQIEVGAFNGLTSLNTLELFDNRLTVVPSGAFEYLSKLRELWLRNNPIESIPSYAFNRVPSLMRLDLGELRKLEYISEGAFEGLQNLKYLNLGMCNIRGEMPNLSPLKGLEELEISENHFPEIKPGSFKGLRSLKKLWVMNSQISVIERNGFDDLSSLVELNLAHNNLSGVPHDLFSPLRYLVELHLHHNPWNCGCEAVWLARWLREYIPTNSTCCGRCHSPASMRGRQLVEVDRGEGAAVQCSAPFIADAPRDLNISAGRVAELRCRTAPMSSVRWLLPNGTILTHASGHPRISVLNDGTLNFSNVLAVDKGTYTCMVSNAAGNSNASAYLNVSAAELNTSNLSYFTTVTVEVLGPTTEMPKPKTTTAAAAGAGVAGGGIGLGTTTTTASPSVFQPVFISTPTVLLQSTDSPSGAAKTSVVPVATSKPGKSGPSLDEVMKTTKIIIGCFVAVTLLAAVMLIAFYKLRKRHQQRSTVAAARTVEIIQVDEEDLPPPASAAQESALSLPEIRDHNSIHKLDFISHKTDYSFHKPKAEYKPQPDFTLHKPKAEYTTYKPNMDFSSHKFIPDYSTHKSTPDFSLHRPKPDYSQFRQDYSTHKPKAEYSPFKPDFGTHPKTKTDYSPFKPDYGTHPRQKTDLSPFKRDYSTQPKPKHDYSPLRSDYNTQHKPKAEYSPFKPDFGTHPRPKPDYTPFKPDYSTQPKPKTDYSTQRSKTDSTYKPKDPYSSHKTATNYSAFNTDFSPQKADYSAFKSDFSPHTQRPKLDYSPHKMEYSPQKVDYSTLKPKYNTYKPTGHGAKWTENNIGNSLPRTMPSTITAMAEPFVIKTHTKEKVQETQI; from the coding sequence ATGTGCCACATCATGAGTCTCCTGGGGCGGGTAGCTGTGCATCGTGCCAGGAAAGCCGCCCTGCTCTGTGTAGTCTTCCTGATGGCGCGAGCGTGGAGCAGTGCCTCCCTGGCCTTGGCGGGGGCGGCAGTGTCTCAGGGACCCCAGGGCTGTCCACCGCAGTGTTCCTGCAGTAATCAGCAGGGGAAGGTGGTGTGCACCCGACGTGGCCTCACCCGTGTGCCCCCCGGCATTCCAACCAACACGCGACACCTCAATCTAATGGAAAACGCCATTGAGGCGGTGCAGGCTGACTCCTTCCGCCACCTGCACCACCTTGAGGTGCTCCAGCTTGGGCGAAATGCTATACGGCAGATTGAGGTGGGCGCGTTTAATGGACTTACCAGCCTCAACACACTGGAGCTGTTTGACAACCGGTTGACGGTGGTGCCCAGTGGGGCCTTTGAGTACCTGTCTAAACTACGTGAACTGTGGCTAAGGAACAACCCCATTGAAAGTATCCCATCCTATGCCTTCAACCGGGTGCCCTCCCTCATGCGATTGGACCTGGGAGAATTACGGAAATTGGAGTACATCTCAGAGGGAGCTTTTGAGGGCCTACAGAACCTCAAGTACCTCAATCTGGGCATGTGCAACATAAGGGGTGAAATGCCAAACCTGAGTCCCCTCAAGGGCCTGGAGGAACTGGAGATATCTGAAAATCACTTCCCAGAGATAAAGCCAGGCTCCTTCAAAGGCCTGCGCTCACTGAAAAAGCTATGGGTGATGAACTCACAAATCTCAGTGATAGAGCGCAATGGTTTTGATGACCTATCTTCATTGGTGGAGCTTAATCTTGCCCATAATAATCTGAGCGGTGTGCCACATGATCTATTTTCCCCGCTCAGGTATCTGGTGGAGCTCCATCTCCACCATAACCCTTGGAACTGTGGCTGTGAGGCTGTATGGCTAGCACGCTGGCTAAGGGAATACATCCCTACCAACTCAACTTGCTGTGGACGCTGTCACTCACCTGCCAGCATGAGAGGTCGACAGTTGGTTGAGGTGGACCGAGGTGAGGGCGCTGCAGTCCAGTGTTCTGCACCATTCATTGCTGATGCACCAAGGGACTTAAACATCTCAGCAGGGCGAGTGGCTGAGCTTCGATGCCGCACAGCCCCAATGTCTTCAGTGCGCTGGCTCCTACCCAATGGGACTATCCTGACACATGCTTCTGGTCACCCGAGAATATCAGTCCTCAATGATGGTACCCTTAATTTCTCAAATGTCCTGGCAGTAGACAAAGGCACTTATACCTGTATGGTGTCCAATGCAGCTGGGAACTCCAATGCCTCGGCCTACCTTAATGTGAGTGCAGCTGAGCTTAACACATCCAATTTGAGTTACTTCACAACAGTGACTGTGGAGGTCTTGGGGCCAACCACTGAGATGCCCAAACCTAAAACTActacagctgctgcagcaggggCTGGGGTAGCTGGAGGAGGGATAGGCCTagggacaacaactacaacTGCCTCTCCTTCCGTCTTTCAGCCAGTCTTCATCTCCACACCAACTGTGCTGTTGCAAAGCACTGACAGCCCATCAGGTGCAGCTAAGACATCTGTGGTGCCAGTTGCCACTAGCAAGCCAGGCAAGTCTGGCCCTAGCCTGGATGAAGTGATGAAGACCACTAAAATCATAATAGGTTGCTTTGTAGCGGTGACACTGCTGGCTGCTGTCATGCTCATCGCCTTCTACAAACTGAGGAAGCGCCACCAGCAAAGGAGCACAGTGGCAGCTGCCCGCACTGTAGAGATTATCCAGGTGGATGAGGAGGACCTTCCTCCACCAGCGTCTGCAGCTCAAGAGTCAGCTCTTTCATTGCCTGAAATCCGGGACCATAACAGCATACACAAACTGGACTTTATCAGCCACAAGACTGACTATAGCTTTCACAAACCCAAGGCCGAATACAAACCCCAGCCTGATTTTACCCTTCACAAGCCGAAGGCTGAGTATACCACATACAAGCCAAATATGGACTTCAGTAGCCACAAATTCATCCCAGATTACAGCACTCACAAATCCACACCAGATTTTAGCCTTCATAGACCAAAGCCTGACTACAGTCAATTTAGGCAGGACTACAGCACTCACAAACCTAAAGCGGAATACAGCCCTTTCAAACCCGACTTCGGCACTCAcccaaaaactaaaacagactACAGCCCCTTCAAACCTGATTATGGCACTCATCCTAGGCAGAAAACTGACCTCAGCCCATTCAAACGAGATTACAGCACCCAACCAAAACCTAAACATGACTACAGCCCGTTGAGATCGGACTACAACACACAGCATAAACCTAAGGCTGAATACAGTCCATTCAAGCCAGACTTTGGAACTCACCCAAGACCTAAACCTGATTACACCCCATTTAAGCCTGACTATAGCACTCAGCCTAAACCCAAAACAGACTACAGTACCCAGAGATCTAAAACTGACAGTACCTACAAACCCAAGGACCCTTATTCTTCCCATAAGACGGCAACTAATTACAGCGCCTTTAACACTGACTTCAGCCCCCAGAAAGCGGATTACAGCGCCTTCAAGTCTGACTTTAGTCCACACACTCAGAGACCTAAACTTGATTACAGTCCACATAAAATGGAATACAGCCCCCAAAAAGTGGACTACAGTACTCTAAAGCCCAAATATAACACCTATAAACCAACTGGCCATGGGGCTAAATGGACAGAAAACAATATTGGGAACTCTTTGCCTCGAACCATGCCCAGCACCATTACAGCAATGGCTGAGCCCTTCGTCATAAAAACTCACACCAAGGAGAAGGTGCAGGAGACTCAGATTTAA